One part of the Chryseobacterium mulctrae genome encodes these proteins:
- a CDS encoding GNAT family N-acetyltransferase yields the protein MEFLQITSPDDYRVQQIFHSYSTTFPEDERREWSQFIKLFEHPNVKVISVLNDTENIGYLIIWELSNYVFVEHFEVFSEFRNQKLGSYITDYLFKNYPRIILEIEPEHLNEDAKRRFSFYQRNGFNLIDEMYVQPSYGEGKKSLKLWLLANYSPENLKDVKDEIYDIVYH from the coding sequence ATGGAATTTTTACAGATTACGTCACCCGATGATTATCGTGTGCAACAGATTTTTCACTCTTATTCAACGACTTTTCCAGAAGATGAAAGACGAGAATGGTCTCAATTTATCAAATTATTTGAACATCCGAATGTAAAAGTGATTTCTGTTTTAAATGATACAGAAAATATTGGCTACCTTATTATTTGGGAGTTGAGCAATTATGTTTTTGTGGAGCATTTTGAAGTGTTTTCAGAATTCAGAAATCAAAAATTAGGTTCTTACATTACCGATTATTTATTTAAAAATTATCCAAGAATTATTTTGGAAATTGAGCCTGAACATTTGAACGAAGATGCTAAACGACGTTTTTCGTTTTATCAGAGAAACGGCTTCAACCTGATTGACGAAATGTATGTACAGCCAAGTTATGGTGAAGGCAAAAAAAGCCTCAAACTTTGGCTTCTTGCCAATTACTCCCCTGAAAACTTAAAGGATGTGAAAGACGAAATTTATGATATCGTTTATCATTAA
- a CDS encoding glycoside hydrolase family 3 protein: MKKLVFNFLLITVSFSVNLSAQYQPKDISKHDLKKAKEWVNQTYNSLSQDEKLGQLFIVALYTNKDENHINQVRNIVTNDKIGGLILMQDDAAREINLVNEFQQKSKVPLMIGMDAEWGLYQRINTAHKFPWAMTLGAIQDKDLIYKMAAKIAEDCKRMGINWDFAPVVDVNTNPNNPIIGNRSFGSEVSNVTQSALSYANGLQDNNILAAIKHFPGHGDTNTDSHLDLPVVSHNLDRLNKIELAPFKALMNKGIGGVMVAHLYVPSLESGKGIPASISKNIITGLLKEKLSYKGLIITDALNMGAVANKYKPGELDALAFKAGNDIMLFSQGVSEGKKLIQKAIDKGEISQSRVEESVKKILLTKYLLGLSQYTPKNPENVNYDLNNDSHTKLVQNLYSNALTLLKDEKKLLPLNSNTTYYYVPLEEAPYQTFENRLKLDAKIIVKKASEINTIPANSTVIVGFHKDNSTAYKPYKISAESKKILSELTKNQNVILNIFGSAYALKDIDLSKVSTVLVSYENNDDSMTATADAFRGKTTISGKLPVLVNDQLKPGMGMTLDPFKFSKSTEFTTSK, from the coding sequence ATGAAGAAATTAGTTTTTAATTTTCTCTTAATTACCGTTTCATTCAGTGTAAATCTTTCGGCGCAATATCAGCCAAAGGATATTTCAAAACATGATCTTAAAAAAGCAAAAGAATGGGTCAACCAAACTTACAACAGTCTTTCACAGGATGAAAAACTAGGCCAGCTTTTTATTGTGGCGCTCTACACCAATAAAGACGAAAACCATATTAATCAGGTAAGGAATATTGTTACAAACGATAAAATCGGCGGATTGATTCTGATGCAGGATGACGCAGCAAGAGAAATTAATCTTGTAAATGAATTTCAACAAAAATCAAAAGTCCCGTTAATGATCGGAATGGATGCTGAATGGGGGCTTTACCAAAGAATCAATACTGCTCACAAATTTCCTTGGGCAATGACATTGGGTGCTATTCAGGATAAAGATCTTATTTATAAGATGGCTGCGAAAATTGCCGAAGATTGCAAAAGAATGGGTATCAATTGGGATTTTGCACCTGTTGTTGATGTCAATACCAATCCAAACAATCCGATTATTGGAAACAGAAGTTTCGGTTCAGAAGTCTCTAATGTTACGCAGTCTGCATTATCTTATGCAAATGGTTTGCAAGACAACAATATTCTTGCGGCGATTAAACATTTTCCGGGACACGGTGATACCAATACAGACTCTCACCTCGATCTTCCCGTAGTTTCTCATAATTTAGATAGATTAAATAAAATAGAATTAGCACCTTTCAAAGCTTTGATGAATAAAGGAATTGGTGGCGTAATGGTTGCGCATTTGTACGTTCCAAGTTTGGAGTCAGGAAAAGGAATTCCTGCTTCTATTTCAAAAAATATTATCACCGGATTATTAAAAGAAAAGCTTAGTTACAAAGGTTTGATTATCACAGATGCTTTAAATATGGGCGCTGTAGCTAATAAATACAAACCGGGCGAACTAGATGCTTTGGCTTTCAAGGCAGGAAATGATATCATGCTTTTTTCTCAAGGTGTTTCGGAAGGTAAAAAACTCATTCAGAAAGCAATCGATAAAGGAGAAATTTCTCAATCGAGAGTTGAAGAAAGTGTGAAGAAAATTTTATTAACTAAATATCTTTTGGGTTTAAGCCAGTACACTCCAAAAAATCCAGAAAACGTTAATTATGACCTCAATAATGATTCGCATACAAAATTGGTTCAAAATCTTTATTCAAATGCTTTAACATTATTAAAAGACGAAAAGAAACTACTTCCTTTAAATTCTAATACAACATATTATTATGTTCCATTGGAAGAAGCTCCTTATCAGACTTTTGAAAATAGGTTGAAATTAGATGCTAAAATTATTGTTAAAAAAGCTTCAGAAATCAATACAATTCCTGCAAATTCTACGGTAATTGTAGGCTTTCATAAAGATAATTCTACAGCTTACAAACCTTACAAAATTTCAGCAGAGTCAAAAAAGATTTTATCGGAATTGACAAAAAACCAAAATGTGATTCTCAATATTTTTGGAAGCGCATATGCTTTGAAGGATATTGATCTATCTAAAGTTTCCACCGTTCTGGTTTCTTACGAAAACAACGATGATTCTATGACGGCAACTGCAGATGCATTTCGTGGAAAGACTACAATTTCAGGAAAACTTCCGGTTTTAGTTAATGATCAATTAAAACCTGGAATGGGAATGACTTTAGATCCATTTAAATTTTCAAAATCAACAGAATTCACCACTTCAAAATAA
- the bshA gene encoding N-acetyl-alpha-D-glucosaminyl L-malate synthase BshA → MKIGILCYPTYGGSGIVATELGMSLANKGYEVHFISSALPARLDITNPNIFFHKVNVQTYPLFQYQPYDIALSSMIYRVVNLYKLDLLHAHYAIPYAYAAFTAKQMLKEDNNDIPLVTTLHGTDITLVGQHPSYKHAVEFSINQSDAITSVSESLKKDTLQFFNIKKEIQVITNFIDNSEFDELNECQRTQFANEDEKILIHVSNLRPVKRVDEVLQIFKNVEKKVKSKLIIIGEGPDMEKVNQFLEENPDLISKIRLLGKVNDLYRILQLSDVFLLPSEQESFGLAALEAMAAYTPVISSNAGGIPEVNIQGETGFLAEIGNVEAMSNYCIKLLSNDELLAQMKMNAKEQAVKFDLKNILPIYEEMYKTTITNFKKEPAKA, encoded by the coding sequence ATGAAAATAGGCATACTTTGCTACCCAACATACGGCGGAAGCGGAATTGTGGCAACAGAACTCGGAATGTCTCTCGCCAACAAAGGCTATGAAGTACATTTCATCAGTTCGGCACTTCCCGCAAGATTAGATATTACCAACCCGAATATTTTCTTTCATAAAGTAAATGTTCAAACCTACCCTCTTTTCCAATATCAACCTTATGACATTGCGTTGAGCTCAATGATTTACCGTGTTGTAAATCTTTATAAATTAGATTTACTTCATGCTCATTACGCCATCCCTTATGCTTATGCAGCTTTTACAGCTAAGCAAATGTTGAAGGAAGACAATAATGATATTCCTTTGGTGACCACGCTTCACGGAACCGATATTACTTTGGTGGGGCAACATCCAAGTTATAAACATGCGGTAGAATTTTCGATCAATCAATCAGATGCAATTACGTCTGTTTCAGAAAGTCTGAAAAAAGATACCTTACAGTTTTTTAATATCAAAAAAGAAATTCAGGTAATCACCAACTTTATAGATAATTCTGAATTTGATGAACTTAATGAATGTCAGCGAACTCAATTTGCCAATGAGGATGAAAAAATTCTGATTCACGTTTCCAATTTACGTCCGGTAAAACGTGTGGATGAAGTTTTACAAATCTTTAAAAATGTTGAAAAGAAAGTAAAATCTAAATTGATTATCATCGGTGAAGGTCCCGATATGGAAAAAGTAAATCAGTTCTTAGAAGAAAACCCTGATTTAATATCAAAAATCAGATTGTTAGGAAAAGTAAATGATCTGTATAGAATTTTACAGCTTTCAGATGTATTTTTACTTCCATCCGAGCAGGAAAGTTTCGGTTTGGCAGCTTTAGAAGCAATGGCAGCATATACTCCTGTAATCAGTTCAAATGCGGGCGGAATTCCTGAAGTAAATATCCAGGGCGAAACCGGATTTTTAGCAGAAATTGGTAATGTGGAAGCGATGAGTAATTATTGCATCAAACTTTTAAGCAACGATGAACTTTTGGCACAAATGAAAATGAATGCTAAAGAACAAGCTGTAAAATTTGATTTGAAAAACATTCTTCCTATTTATGAGGAGATGTACAAAACAACGATTACCAATTTCAAAAAGGAGCCTGCGAAAGCTTAA
- a CDS encoding UvrD-helicase domain-containing protein codes for MSNSYTVINASAGSGKTYALVQRLLMICLRYPNQHQSIRNILALTFTNKAANEMKERILSWLNKFTADNYRENNDLKNIQKAFENEGLKITIDELHHRSKKLLDYILHNYSTLNIGTIDRFNSRLVRSFSYELGLAKNFNLEIDAEPFLIEAVDKMLDQIGENENISNSFMDYVDYSLENNERINLNKNLYDSAKEFVKDIHYEHLKDNKEFDDENYENIKNTLRKEITFNKKQSLELALQSIELFKSRNIEIEDFSGGKKNGLALFFIEIQRFYNKERDKFPFPSNEESAQNNYLKGTATKSKHKDSEISEILEPLLENRMKLILLFIETQKKEKILSALLPLKVNKDIQDELRKIEEENDLVLLSKFNILINENLKNEPSAFIYEKVGSQFQHYFFDEFQDTSELQWQNFVPLRDHSISTENTSFTLVGDPKQSIYRFRGGESKLMLDIINKKEFTPKKAELLVLKDNWRSAKNIVQFNNELYHFHSLNLEEEHQHIFGVDGEQNPKSGINGRVKVNLIDNLTNEDFYNDVSDKMQKDIQECLDNGFRFSDITILCRGNFDIFSYSQKLGNLKVSYNGEETNIKTISDKGLTLELSNTLLAVVEFLKWETNPKNKPHLIMMMFYLNRLGRINMPDFTLEMKEILALEQHETIIQFIEEKYHLKLKQDHFPKFNLYNFIEYYINEFSIEHKETDFLLNFLEMLFNFTQNAGASTKEFLKYWDEEASTYTIQASENIDAIQIMTIHKAKGLEFPVVFIPMMNKNRDSEFSNWFETDEKSVLKSVNINQFNKNLEVYDEGIEKFNHENSYKNLVDRLCLQYVATTRPVEQLFFYLQKQNKTSNNLEILEFIQSKNLQDLDEFDLYETYPEMLKKQISHKKSEFKTENIQTLRNEHENTSSIKIATPSKNYQVRNEKVRIGLFVHELLSKINTEKDIDKVLETYVLEGQITLEEKENIKDDLKKIIHQYSEFFDEKWKVINEKDIMISERGISRIYRPDRILKGDEGYIIVDFKTGMETEKNDKQIETYKSVLENLGMKVIKTQLIYIPDNL; via the coding sequence ATGTCAAACTCTTATACAGTAATCAACGCTTCAGCAGGTTCCGGTAAAACCTATGCTCTTGTACAGAGGCTTCTGATGATTTGTCTGAGATATCCGAATCAGCATCAATCCATCAGAAATATTTTGGCATTAACGTTTACCAACAAAGCCGCAAACGAAATGAAAGAAAGAATTCTTTCATGGCTCAACAAATTTACGGCAGATAATTATCGTGAGAATAATGATCTTAAAAACATTCAGAAAGCGTTCGAAAACGAAGGTCTGAAAATAACGATTGATGAGCTTCATCACCGCTCAAAAAAGCTTTTAGATTATATCCTGCATAATTATTCTACCTTAAATATCGGGACGATTGACCGTTTCAATTCTCGATTGGTGAGAAGTTTTTCTTATGAATTGGGTTTGGCTAAAAATTTTAATCTTGAAATTGATGCAGAACCATTTTTGATTGAAGCTGTCGACAAAATGCTAGATCAAATTGGGGAAAATGAGAATATTTCCAATTCGTTTATGGATTATGTGGATTATAGTCTGGAAAATAATGAAAGAATTAATCTGAATAAAAACCTTTACGATTCTGCGAAAGAATTTGTAAAAGACATTCATTACGAACATCTGAAAGACAATAAAGAATTTGATGATGAGAATTATGAAAACATCAAAAACACGTTAAGGAAAGAGATTACATTCAACAAAAAACAGTCTTTAGAATTAGCTTTACAATCCATCGAATTATTTAAATCAAGAAATATCGAGATTGAAGATTTTTCAGGAGGTAAAAAAAACGGATTAGCATTGTTTTTTATTGAAATTCAAAGATTTTATAATAAAGAAAGAGATAAATTTCCTTTTCCTTCCAACGAAGAGTCTGCTCAAAATAATTACTTAAAAGGTACTGCAACAAAATCAAAACATAAAGACTCAGAAATTTCAGAAATCCTAGAGCCACTTCTTGAAAACAGAATGAAACTCATTCTTCTGTTCATCGAAACTCAGAAAAAAGAAAAAATACTTTCTGCATTATTACCTCTAAAAGTCAACAAAGACATTCAGGATGAGCTGAGAAAAATTGAGGAAGAAAATGATTTGGTTTTGCTTTCAAAATTCAATATTCTGATTAATGAAAATCTTAAAAATGAGCCTTCAGCTTTTATTTACGAGAAAGTAGGTTCACAATTTCAACATTATTTCTTTGATGAATTTCAGGATACTTCAGAATTGCAGTGGCAAAATTTTGTTCCGTTAAGAGATCACAGTATTTCGACAGAAAATACTTCTTTTACTTTGGTAGGTGATCCGAAACAGAGTATCTATCGTTTTCGTGGTGGTGAAAGTAAACTGATGTTGGATATTATCAACAAAAAGGAATTCACGCCTAAAAAAGCTGAATTATTAGTTCTAAAGGACAATTGGAGAAGTGCTAAAAATATTGTTCAGTTTAATAATGAACTGTATCATTTTCATTCTTTAAACCTTGAAGAAGAGCATCAGCATATTTTTGGTGTTGATGGCGAACAAAATCCAAAATCAGGTATTAATGGAAGAGTAAAGGTAAATCTCATTGACAATTTAACCAATGAAGATTTCTACAATGATGTTTCAGATAAAATGCAGAAAGACATTCAGGAATGTCTGGATAACGGTTTCAGATTTTCAGATATTACCATTTTGTGCCGTGGAAATTTTGATATTTTTTCTTATTCACAAAAATTAGGAAATCTGAAAGTCAGTTACAATGGCGAAGAAACGAATATTAAAACGATTTCTGATAAAGGTTTGACTTTGGAATTATCAAATACTTTACTGGCTGTTGTTGAATTTTTGAAATGGGAAACCAATCCGAAAAACAAACCTCACCTTATTATGATGATGTTTTATCTCAACAGACTCGGAAGAATCAATATGCCGGATTTCACTTTAGAAATGAAAGAAATTCTGGCTTTAGAACAGCATGAAACCATCATTCAATTTATTGAAGAAAAGTATCATTTAAAACTAAAACAAGATCATTTTCCGAAATTTAATCTTTATAATTTTATTGAATATTACATCAACGAGTTTTCGATTGAGCATAAAGAAACCGATTTTCTGCTCAACTTTTTGGAAATGCTTTTTAATTTTACTCAAAATGCAGGAGCAAGTACCAAAGAATTTTTGAAATATTGGGACGAAGAAGCTTCAACGTATACGATTCAGGCTTCCGAAAATATCGATGCGATTCAGATCATGACGATTCACAAAGCAAAAGGTCTTGAATTTCCGGTCGTTTTTATTCCGATGATGAATAAAAACCGTGATTCTGAATTTAGCAACTGGTTTGAAACGGATGAAAAATCGGTTTTAAAATCTGTTAACATCAATCAGTTCAATAAAAATCTTGAAGTTTATGATGAAGGAATTGAGAAATTTAATCACGAAAATTCTTATAAAAATCTTGTTGATAGATTGTGTCTGCAATATGTTGCCACAACACGACCTGTAGAACAGTTATTTTTTTACCTTCAGAAACAAAATAAGACTTCGAATAATTTAGAAATTTTGGAGTTTATTCAATCTAAAAACCTTCAGGATCTTGATGAATTTGATTTGTATGAAACGTATCCTGAAATGTTGAAAAAACAAATTTCTCATAAAAAGTCTGAGTTTAAAACTGAAAATATTCAAACTCTGAGAAACGAGCATGAAAATACAAGTTCAATAAAAATAGCTACGCCTTCAAAAAATTATCAGGTAAGAAACGAGAAAGTAAGAATCGGACTTTTTGTGCATGAACTGCTTTCAAAAATAAATACTGAAAAAGATATTGATAAGGTTTTGGAAACGTATGTTTTGGAAGGTCAAATCACGCTTGAAGAAAAGGAAAATATTAAAGATGATCTCAAAAAAATCATTCATCAATATTCAGAATTTTTTGATGAAAAATGGAAAGTGATTAACGAAAAAGACATCATGATTTCTGAGAGAGGAATCAGCAGAATTTATCGTCCCGACAGAATTTTAAAAGGTGATGAAGGCTATATTATCGTAGATTTTAAAACCGGAATGGAAACCGAAAAGAACGATAAACAAATCGAAACCTACAAATCTGTTTTAGAAAACCTGGGAATGAAGGTGATTAAAACACAGCTGATTTATATTCCTGATAATTTATAA
- a CDS encoding DUF2851 family protein, whose amino-acid sequence MNEKLLQYLWNFKVFTHFNFQDTDGNLIEILDFGKWNTDSGPDFLMAKIKIRNLILAGNIELHVKSSDWIFHQHSKDPAYQNIILHVVFQNDVDIKEFKDQNIPTLELRDHIDKNVFQKYENLLKENLFIPCEKVFSSTKIPVNFHEENLLKKLEEKSLEIEADLLRHKNNYEAVMFHHLAYSFGLKVNASIFKQIAESIDFNIINKIRQNKTQLEALLFGISGWLENPQDSQMKIWKREFEFLKAKYTIPEITIHPKFLRLRPPNFPTIRLPQLADLYFQHQNLFSKMITAENSSVLHQIFKDIKASEYWDNHFNFGKISTINQPKVLTKDFIELIILNAILPIKYTYHKYQNENINDEILKFYNEIQSEKNSVIIEWKKLGVKIKTSLESQSLIYHFKNYCEAKNCLNCGIGFKILKES is encoded by the coding sequence ATGAATGAAAAATTGCTTCAATACCTTTGGAATTTCAAAGTGTTTACTCATTTTAACTTCCAAGACACCGACGGAAATCTTATTGAAATTTTAGATTTTGGGAAATGGAATACCGATTCGGGACCGGATTTTCTGATGGCAAAAATCAAAATCAGAAATCTTATTCTTGCCGGAAATATAGAACTTCATGTAAAATCTTCCGACTGGATTTTTCATCAACACTCAAAAGATCCAGCTTATCAGAATATCATTTTGCATGTAGTTTTCCAAAATGATGTTGACATCAAAGAATTTAAAGACCAGAATATCCCGACCCTGGAATTGAGAGATCATATAGATAAAAATGTTTTTCAGAAATATGAGAATTTATTAAAAGAAAATCTTTTTATTCCTTGTGAAAAGGTTTTCAGCTCTACAAAAATCCCTGTTAATTTTCATGAAGAAAATTTGCTTAAAAAACTGGAAGAAAAATCTTTAGAAATAGAAGCAGATTTGCTGCGTCACAAAAATAATTATGAAGCCGTTATGTTTCATCATCTCGCCTACTCTTTCGGTTTAAAAGTCAATGCATCAATATTTAAACAGATTGCAGAAAGTATCGATTTCAATATCATCAATAAAATCCGGCAAAATAAAACACAGCTTGAAGCCTTACTTTTCGGAATTTCCGGCTGGTTAGAAAATCCACAAGATTCACAAATGAAAATATGGAAAAGAGAATTTGAGTTTCTTAAAGCAAAATATACTATTCCTGAAATTACAATTCATCCTAAGTTTCTTCGGTTACGCCCGCCAAACTTCCCTACAATTCGTTTACCACAACTCGCTGATCTTTATTTTCAGCATCAAAACTTATTCTCAAAGATGATTACTGCAGAAAATTCTAGTGTTTTACATCAAATTTTTAAAGACATAAAAGCTTCAGAATATTGGGACAATCATTTTAATTTTGGTAAAATCTCTACGATAAATCAGCCAAAAGTTTTAACGAAAGATTTCATTGAACTGATTATTTTAAATGCTATTCTTCCTATAAAATACACCTATCACAAATACCAAAATGAAAACATCAACGATGAAATTCTAAAATTCTACAACGAAATTCAGTCTGAAAAGAATTCAGTGATTATAGAATGGAAAAAATTAGGGGTAAAAATCAAAACCTCTTTAGAAAGCCAAAGCCTGATTTATCATTTTAAAAACTATTGCGAAGCAAAAAATTGCTTAAATTGCGGTATCGGATTTAAAATTTTAAAAGAATCTTAA
- a CDS encoding PspC family transcriptional regulator has product MFDNLRHKMEREWFGVLTRMGAKLGIPVSKLRVFFIYSTFATAGFFFLIYLGLAFTLWIKDIFITRRPSVFDL; this is encoded by the coding sequence ATGTTTGATAATCTACGCCACAAAATGGAACGCGAATGGTTTGGTGTACTCACAAGAATGGGTGCCAAACTGGGAATTCCGGTTTCTAAACTGAGAGTTTTCTTTATTTATTCTACTTTTGCAACGGCAGGTTTTTTCTTTTTAATTTATCTTGGTCTGGCTTTTACTCTTTGGATTAAAGACATTTTTATCACCAGACGACCAAGCGTTTTTGACCTTTAA
- a CDS encoding carboxypeptidase regulatory-like domain-containing protein, producing MRKNLAVFFFFLTIHFFGQQKIMGKTLSENDMIVTSVLVINISNDQKVYSNSLGEFSIDGSEKDEIRFIKKGYERASRKVVNAESPINVVLVRIPEEIEEVEIISTTGDLSKDSKRLTKIDKKEQLQKAIGLPKPPEKPREVPAEVKKVLLAAAFGNVDIQAVFDLISGKSRRQKRWYKYEDVQLDITWIRKRIDDEYFVKDGIPAERIPEFLEFSFLIKPEIRSYVKAKNINRVMFNLDSVLPIYVERLKQNNNTVEQK from the coding sequence ATGAGAAAAAATCTTGCTGTATTTTTCTTTTTTCTTACAATACATTTCTTTGGTCAGCAGAAAATAATGGGAAAAACGTTGAGTGAGAACGATATGATTGTTACCTCAGTTTTGGTCATCAATATTTCCAATGACCAAAAGGTTTACAGTAATTCTTTGGGTGAATTTTCTATTGATGGTTCTGAAAAAGATGAGATCAGATTTATCAAAAAAGGATACGAAAGAGCTTCAAGAAAAGTTGTAAATGCGGAATCTCCAATCAATGTTGTTTTGGTAAGAATTCCTGAAGAGATAGAAGAGGTTGAAATAATTTCTACAACCGGAGATCTGTCTAAAGATTCTAAAAGACTGACTAAAATCGACAAAAAAGAACAGCTTCAAAAAGCTATAGGTCTTCCAAAACCTCCTGAAAAACCTCGTGAAGTTCCGGCGGAAGTAAAGAAGGTTTTATTGGCTGCTGCTTTTGGAAATGTTGATATACAAGCTGTTTTTGATTTGATAAGCGGAAAATCCAGAAGGCAGAAAAGATGGTACAAATATGAAGACGTACAGCTTGATATTACCTGGATCAGAAAAAGAATTGATGACGAATATTTTGTGAAAGACGGAATTCCTGCTGAAAGAATTCCGGAGTTTTTAGAATTCAGTTTTCTTATCAAGCCTGAAATAAGATCCTATGTGAAAGCTAAAAATATAAATAGAGTCATGTTTAATTTAGACAGTGTACTTCCGATTTATGTAGAACGCCTCAAGCAAAATAATAATACTGTTGAGCAAAAATGA
- the ribA gene encoding GTP cyclohydrolase II gives MIKIQAEANVPTEHGNFRMIAFSEDENDWMPHMAVIAENTDFSQPVNVRFHSECITGEVFHSKKCECGQQLDAAMKYMHENGGLIIYLRQEGRNIGIINKLKAYSLQEKGFDTVQANLELGLPADDRNFGIAIEILNQLKIENINLLTNNPEKVKFVKESNINLNSRVPLQIPANENSKEYLQTKKDFFGHFLDDQK, from the coding sequence ATGATTAAAATTCAGGCGGAAGCTAATGTTCCTACAGAACACGGTAATTTCCGAATGATCGCTTTTTCGGAAGATGAAAATGACTGGATGCCGCACATGGCAGTAATCGCAGAAAATACAGATTTTTCTCAGCCTGTTAATGTACGTTTTCATTCTGAATGTATTACCGGAGAAGTTTTCCATTCAAAAAAATGCGAATGCGGGCAACAGCTTGATGCAGCAATGAAATATATGCATGAAAATGGCGGACTCATCATTTATCTTCGTCAGGAAGGTAGAAACATCGGAATCATCAATAAACTTAAAGCATATTCTCTTCAGGAAAAAGGTTTTGATACTGTACAGGCAAATCTGGAGCTTGGTTTACCTGCCGATGACAGAAATTTTGGTATCGCTATCGAAATTCTAAATCAACTGAAAATAGAAAATATCAACCTTTTAACCAATAACCCGGAAAAGGTAAAGTTTGTAAAGGAAAGCAACATCAACCTCAACTCGAGAGTTCCGTTGCAAATCCCTGCAAACGAAAATAGTAAAGAATATTTACAGACAAAAAAAGATTTCTTCGGTCATTTTTTAGATGACCAGAAATAA
- a CDS encoding DUF4254 domain-containing protein codes for MNFTDTAWKIFNQSIEDYHVLDSVETPVKNPFETDSLERILYAKNWIDTVQWHLEDIIRDENIDPVEALQLKRTIDSSNQKRTDLVEFIDSWFLDKYKNITPKSDAKINTETPAWAVDRLSILALKVYHMSLEANRESASEEHRQNCQAKLDVLHTQKEDLSTSIIQLLTDIENGDVKMKVYKQMKMYNDESLNPILYQKEQK; via the coding sequence ATGAATTTCACCGATACTGCCTGGAAGATCTTCAACCAATCAATTGAAGACTATCATGTATTAGACAGCGTTGAGACACCTGTGAAAAATCCTTTTGAAACAGACAGTTTGGAACGGATTTTGTATGCTAAAAACTGGATTGATACCGTTCAATGGCATTTGGAAGATATTATTAGAGATGAAAACATAGACCCTGTTGAAGCTCTTCAATTAAAGAGGACAATAGATTCTTCAAATCAAAAAAGAACTGATTTAGTGGAATTTATAGACAGTTGGTTTTTAGATAAATATAAAAATATTACTCCTAAATCTGATGCAAAAATAAATACTGAAACTCCAGCTTGGGCTGTTGACAGATTATCTATTTTGGCATTAAAGGTTTATCATATGTCGTTGGAAGCCAACAGAGAATCTGCTTCTGAAGAGCACCGTCAAAATTGCCAGGCAAAATTAGACGTATTGCATACTCAGAAAGAAGATTTGTCAACTTCAATTATTCAATTACTTACAGATATTGAAAACGGTGATGTTAAGATGAAAGTGTACAAACAAATGAAAATGTACAACGATGAAAGTCTTAACCCAATCCTTTACCAAAAGGAGCAAAAATGA
- a CDS encoding ferritin — MVSEKIAQLINEQIAHEQYAAQYYLSMSAWFSAKDLDGIANYFRVQSKEELMHAEKMFDYLNDVGGEIILGEIAKPPHQFESATDIFEKALEHEKKVTKSIFNIVKNANDEGDFATTSFMQWFINEQVEEEASASQYVTKIKMVCDNPSALYLFDQELAKRVFVVDPTA, encoded by the coding sequence ATGGTAAGTGAAAAAATTGCACAGCTAATAAACGAACAAATCGCTCACGAGCAATATGCGGCTCAATATTATCTTTCTATGTCTGCTTGGTTTTCAGCAAAAGATCTTGACGGAATCGCCAATTACTTCAGAGTTCAAAGCAAAGAAGAATTGATGCATGCTGAAAAAATGTTTGATTACCTAAACGATGTAGGTGGTGAAATCATCTTAGGTGAAATCGCAAAACCGCCACACCAGTTTGAAAGCGCAACAGATATTTTTGAAAAAGCTCTGGAACACGAAAAGAAAGTAACTAAAAGTATTTTCAATATCGTGAAAAATGCAAATGACGAAGGTGATTTTGCAACGACTTCATTCATGCAATGGTTCATCAATGAGCAAGTAGAAGAAGAAGCAAGCGCTTCTCAATACGTAACGAAAATTAAAATGGTTTGTGATAATCCATCTGCGTTATACCTTTTTGATCAGGAATTGGCGAAAAGAGTTTTTGTAGTAGATCCTACAGCCTAA